In the Neodiprion virginianus isolate iyNeoVirg1 chromosome 2, iyNeoVirg1.1, whole genome shotgun sequence genome, tttcattattgttagaaccgttaaaatttttctttgtaaacTCAATTGTACTAATATTATTCGCACAAACATGCATAACACAAGATATTCATCATGCGATATATTAAGATcatttagaaaaataaaaagaaaattaactaaaataaaagaagGGTATAACTTTGTTGTACACAGACCATCGAGTGAGCGTTCGTTATAATTTTCGAATCCTCAAAGCTTTGGGTTAACACTGCAGTTTTCGAAACACATGCCGATGAAAATATATTGTCCTGTTAGATTTCCCTATTTGATATATGTTTTGATTACGCAATTGTTGAATTATATTGAAAGCTTTATAAATgcaatgattttcattttctcatttttttttgtttaatatttcacattttaatCTAGTGTTTCGACTGAAACGTCCGACACTGTATGTTGGCAAATGTGGGTAACAGTGTCTCTGTAAGATCTCGCCATTACGCCACATTGATAGAAGATAAGTACACAGTAATGAAATTTACTAAAAaccatttatatttattgaatATACACTCGCTAAGACATGAATCGTCACTTGCACGATGTAGCTTGGAGTGGTTCGATGATCTACTATCGATAGACAGAGGAGTGGTTGATACTTGAATAAGGtgattaaaatcaaattttgaataatgatAGAAACGTTTACCTGATCTCCTTCAACTTGAACAGAAAGGATGCCAAGCTGTGTGAGAGTTGCTGAGCCCTGGGCTGCCAATTCTCTTAGACGTAGCGCAGCCTCTCttggaattgaaaatgttACTCTTACAGAGTTCCATGGCTCCACCTTATCGACACGTAAGCTCTCACCCTTTTCTGAAAAGCGTTTTAAATTgtgtcaaattttaattttcaccttGATTCAGtagaatttaaattcaattgtGTTTTCCCAGAATGTGTTCACCTTGACAGAGCAGGGTTTCGAGACGCTCGACAATAACTTTGAACTTGTGTGCAAATTCTGGGTCCCCGAGATCCCCCTCGCACGTAACCACCGTCTCGATCAGATCACCATCGCTGTCTGCCGCCAtgacttgaaagaaatttgatattaaatAAAGGGAAATGAATCAGATGCTTTATAAACTGAGtggtaataatttcattttgttgttttcatATAAATCATattgaaattagtaacgttatcgtaacgattccTTCTGAGGAAGAActgttatttcgcgatttcgaaagtatttgaaattcagtTAACCGTAACAAAACAAAGCACACTCATATTTCGGAATCTTAGTTCGTTCAGAATCAtagtaaaattataaaagtagtgattttttccacaatGTTTCATTACGGTAATGTTattaacttcaacctcatttATGTAAAAGGTAGAAATAATGTGTGAAAAAGGCATTACTTACCAACCATCAATCACATAACTACCCGGGGAGCCTGGGGACTTCTTAAAGTACTGCTGTACTGCCTGTTAGTCCACCGAAACAGCCACGTCTCTGTGCCAACCGCCCCAACGCCGTCTCTTTAACACCGTTGCCTACTGAATGGAACAgatattttctcaaaaccTCAACAATTTGGATAATACATTGTTTCAACTAGCATTAACAGGCATTTGCATGGGGAACTTGACTGTGGACTGCTgggtttcatttatttaaacaatacaGCTGATAGCGAATTCGAagtgataattaaattttatgaaacttTTTCGTCATGACCAATTCTTTTCACACACCTAGtcatatgaataaatattttataaataagctgtgaattttttacaatttatcacACACCTGGGGTAAATTCAGCTTTCGACATTTTCACCGTAATAATACAAGTTGtacagttattattattgttattatgtATGGGTCAATGCATTCAAACCTGTCACAATTTTTGAAGGTCGTAATTAAGTTCAATTCAAGTTCAAAACAggttaaaaaacaaaaaatcaatcaaaataaaaaataaaacgagatCTAGCGAAGAGGGAGGGTAAAAACAGGGATCTCAAGATGCTTATGAAATAATAACCCAACATAATATGgtaagaaattcaaaagctCTCGAGTCTCGTCCGCActatgaaacaaaattttaatgcaCCGTAATCACCACTTGCGCATATATTCatattgattataattaattgaagaaatattaaataaatacctATGACTTGGTGAAAGGGGGGAAACTATTGTGAAATAATGATAGCCGTACCAATGATAATTTTAGAACAgggggaataaaaataatagattgaaggggggaaaaaaattacaaactaGCTTACAAAGTGGAAACAATCGGCCGAAACACAGTGTATAAACACAAAGTAAGACGAATATAAACCGGGAGGTTATAATATCGCGCATATTaacgaataaataatcgaaatgTGATCTGCATTGGAGAGCCAACATGTAAGCAAGTGATTTATTTACGTTAAATTGAATACGAAagcgaaaataaaatgatcCGGGTGACACCTTTAGCATTCCCGAACGGCAATTAAAAACTTTTGGGCCACGGTATGGGGGCTCGATTTCTACGGAACCGAAAATAGGTTATAGGTTCAATTTTGGAGCTAGGCGTGTCTTATCAAGAAACGGGCTGGTcgtttgaatatattttagcGATGAAATTGTAATTCGTGATGAAGGCTCGGAGTAATTTGCGGTAAAATAAGGCGCCTAGATCATTGGATATCGGGGGGACCACCATTTTGTCCGTCGGGGGAGGTGGACGTGAAGTGGGCTCAAAAGCATGCTCAAGATATCCCGTCAATATGGGAAAATGGTCGATTTTCAACTGATTTCAGGACACAAATTCGTTTGGGGAAGACTTCCGtgaaaatttaaggaaaacTTGTCAAGTTTGCACAGTTGAGATGGTGGCAACAACCGTAGCGCAGGGCGATTTGATACCGTATGAATACAGGAAAATCTTAACGTTACCCCATTTCTTTCCAACTTCGTGCGGGATTTCTCGCTTCCAAATTACACTGAGACACAGCACCAACACACTTATCTTCCTACAAAATAGAACGCGCTGCCCTTACTTCACTTTATGCTCACTGCGTGCGgcaaaaatcgcgaaaaaactCGACATAATCGGCAATATAAAGGGACAAGTCATAAAACGCCATGAACAATAACAAGGAGCCGCCATTTGCAATGGAGCCAACTGACATGCGCAAATCAATCCCGCAAGGCGTGCTGGGTAATACTAACGCGCCATCTTGCGAATTATTTAAACATCATCCACCTAACCTCCCTCCCACTCTCCGTTTAATGTAACTTGATTTTGAAGGAATTTGCACATTCTCAATTACTTCTTTCACTTTTgtgataattgttttatccACACATACTTCAGAGTTATAGCCGTTTTTTTTAGAATGATGGAATACCCTGTTACCTAAATTTAACGGTTTCTGATACCTACCCGGATGGATCAAGCTTTCATGATTTCTCGTAAATTCTCGACCTTTCAATGCCATGAGCCAGTGGATTTTTCTTTGTATTGTAGCCTTAATGTTACTCATTACTCGATGATACAATTAAATTGagagtaaatttaaaaaaacttagTTTCTTTAATGCTTACCAAAGACAATAGAATGCATAATACAGCACCCACTAATTTCTGCAATTCTTAAACCTGCAGTTTACTTATGATCTTCCCACTTGCAACAGGATGTGTAAATCATTattaaaaatggaatataatCTGAGATATTATTAACTCTAAAAAGGTAAACAACGCTTTATTTAAGGTATTTTATTTAAGTGTACAGTAGGGCAGACTGTCGGCGGGTCCAGCCCATTAGAATCTAAACATTTTACATTAAATAAATACTCCTTCACTCAGGACCAACAGATTGAAGCAATCCAGCATTCCTCATTACTTGAAAAGCTTTATCCGCATCGTATGTCCTGTAAAATAATgaagttattcaaatttatcatgcaattaattatacataacTAAGTGTGCGCAGTTATAGAATCTTACTTGTAAAAATCGGCGTATCTCTGTTTCTTAGGATCAgcatataaaaatttaaaagcaAAAGCTGTGCCCAAACCCACTACCAAAGTCATGATCCCGTGCTTTTTCATGCTGGTGGCCAGAAGACCGCGCAACTGTGGTTTCGCAGCAGCCATCTGTAAAATAACCTCTATTGAATGTAAAGCCAGCATGAATATCAACAATAGACATCGAACTACAGTAAGGTCAGAAAAAGCATTTGTAATTTCAACTGCATCGGGAGGGCATTAACACATATCGCTTGTTGGGAATCGGATAAAGTGACAATCTTTTTTACACAGTTGTTATAATTCATAAACAAGACACATTAATCTGCTGCTTTTTCACaccattgaaaaaattcgttttacGACAGTTTTATGTAATACATGTATTTTCTCTGAATAGAAAACACAATAATCTGAATCACCTTACATCTAATTATCAACAGTGTTTGAGGGAGCAGTTCTGATCGCCCTGATTCTCTTAACCTCTACCGTTACATAATGGTTCCATAATAAGCTGTAGTTCTACTGAAAATTCCTACATCCAAAGCGTACACGCATCAAACTTTGACTTACGTTAATTTCGAATCTTTCGAACGCACTCTCAATTACGAAGCAACAGATCAAAAACCTGAGAGCCCGATGAACTAGTGCGAAACTAGCTGAGATGTCTGCTAGGATCGAATGAATTAAGAATTAATATTGCTGGAATAGGTCGGGTGGGGGAGGTAAGCTTTCAGGTTCCGCTTGTGTGGACGgcacaaaaaaaatcattaatacCTTCACTTCCGGTATCGGAGCAAATCAAAGGCGCACCGGTAGAGCTAACCAATTGCGAACAGTAATAATTCCCTAGGGCTCAGTCAGAACTATACGGTCTCGCTTTCAGTCAAACATTCCGATATTAGCTCCCAGTGCTGCCAATAATTGTTCATCTCTTTTGCACTACTGAGTTCGTGGGTAGCTCTgcctctgtcctagggaattttAGCGCTGCTCGCTAATATCGgaacgtatgtatatatccCAAAGAGAAACCTGACCTTATACGCTCCCGTTATTCGTGCCCCCGATATTGTAGCGTCCTCTGAAATGAAATAGGTTTTTGGAGATAATTTTCAAGGTGCGTGGTCGGTAAGCGCACGTCGGTAGGCATGCCAGTTTTACCAAGGGATCTTGTATCGTTGATTGTATATTTGATCAACGCCCACTCTGTCGGTCGACTGCCGAAACATAAACTATCACTTATCCAGCCTCCAAGCTtgtcaattttataaaatcgtGCGccaatttccaaaaattcacagGTTTTTCTTTTGCGGTGCAATTTTCTTGCATTAGACTCAAATATTTTTGCAGATCTGTGTTCAGAATTGCATATAGAATGGGGCTATCATCGCTTAAATCGCACCAGTGATGCGTAGGCTTGGAGAATAGCCTAAATACATGACACTACATACACTCGAGTTATTTTTTCTAGATTTCGATGACTTT is a window encoding:
- the LOC124298655 gene encoding cytochrome c oxidase subunit 6C — its product is MAAAKPQLRGLLATSMKKHGIMTLVVGLGTAFAFKFLYADPKKQRYADFYKTYDADKAFQVMRNAGLLQSVGPE